TCGACAGCGCATGCCCGCCGCCCGCCAGACGGTCAACGCAGGCACGAACGATGAGTGGGAGGTCCACAACACGGCCGGCCGCACGGACGGGATCGTCCTCAGCGGCCACGGCTCCTGGGACCGGGCGAACGGCGAGTTCCGGGGCCCGACGGACGTCAGGCCGCACACGTACTGCATGCACGGCGCCACGGTCCTCGACGTCAGCGGAGCCCGTGTGGAGACGGGCGACCAGGACTTGCTGCCCCAGCACATCCCTGACGGCCGCACCACCGTGCCCGACTGCACGATCCATGACTCGGGCAACAGGAAGCCCCACCGCACACCTGCGGTGGGGCTTCCCTGCCAGGCGTCCGCGCGCGGCCGGACGGCTGCTCAGACGGCGCCGAACTCCCCGGCGCGGACGCCCGCGACGAACGTGGTGAACGCGGTGGCGGGGACGGTGAGGACCGGGCCGGTGGTGGTGTCGTTCTTGGAGTCGCGGACGGGGACGATCCCGTGCGGGGCGGCGAGGTTGGTGGCGACCTCGACGCACGCGCCGCCGTTGTTGCTGTACGAGGACGTGAACCAGCGGGGGGTCTCGGTTGTCACGTGATGCCCTTTCGCAACTGCTGGACGATGTCGACGGAGGCCGCCTGTGAGGGTGCTACCGCCTGCAGCCGATGGTAGTCGGCGAGCAGGGGGAGGACACCGGTGGTTTCCCTTTCGACGTAGCCCTGTTGTGCGGATTCGGCGTACGAGACGATCGACCGGTCCACCATGGTCAGGATGTAGACCGGCAGGTCGAACGGGCGGCGCTCTCCCAGGTCGAAGGGGGCCACCTGAAGGATCGTGTTGGGCAGTTCGGCGAAGTCGATGAGGTGGTCGTACTGCGCCTTCATGACCTCCGGACCGCCGATGGGCCGACGGAGACAGCTCTCGTCCAGCATCGCGAAGACCATCGTCTCCCGGCCCGCGAAGACCGCCTCCTGTCGTTGCGCGGTGACCGCGACCCGCTCCTGGGCCTGCTCGGCAGTGATGGTCCCGCGCCGGACGGCGCTCTCCGCGAGGACCGTCGCGTACTGCTGGGTCTGGAGCAGCCCCGGCATGACACCGACCTCGTACAGCCGGATCTCCGCCGCCCGGCCCTCCAGGCCGAGGAACTCCGGGAAGCCCGCCAGCAGGCTGCCCTGCTTGATCTCCCGCCACTCGCGCTCGAAGGACTCGGGGCTGCCGATCAGGCCGAAGATCTTATCGGCTCTCCGTGAGAAGGGCAGGGTTGCGGACTTACGGCCGGTTTCCATCGCCGAGATATGCCTGCCGCTGCATCCGGCCTGGTCGCCCAGCTCGTCCTGCGTCCAGCCCCGCGCGTCCCGTAACTGGCGCAGACGCGCACCGTACGCCGCCTGCGGACTGGCCTCAGGACTCAGTTCCTTGCGATACATGAACGTGCCCTCCCGTACGGCCATGTTGAAGACACTTCGACGGTAGGTCACGCTGAGCCTCCCCGGTAGTCGTATGGCTACAGAGAGGAGTCTTTTGGTGTACGGCGAGAACGTCTGCCCGAATCACGAGCGATGCCCTCGCGTCCCCGATCCCGGAACTCTCCTGGTGGATACCAGCCGTAGGGACCGCGTGGGGGAGTTCCGAGGGGTCGCCGGCTTCTACTGGTCGCTGCGGCCGGTGGGCGGTGGCATCGAGTGGGAGGTGGAGCCCCGCTACGTACGCCCCGCGCTCCTCATGGAACAGCTCCGCGCCCGTACCGCCCGCCTCAACGCCCGCAGCCGGGGAGAGGTGCTGTGAACCCCGCCCAGGCGCCCACCTGTTGGTACGTCGCCGAGAGCCGCGCGGGCGATGCCGTCAGCTCCGTCCGGCTCGGCGGGGTCACCGCTCCGACCCGACGGCTGGCGCTCCGGTGGCTGCGGCGGCAGGCGCGGCGGTTCGCGGACGCGCTGGATCCCGACCCGTACGCCCCCTGGGTGCCGGCGCACGCCCTGCACCCGGTCACCCGCGCTCCGCGCGATGCCCCGGCCGAACTCCGTGCCTGGGCGGGCAGTTTGCGGGAGCACGACTACGCGCTGCTGCGGCTCGCGGACGGGCTGCCGTACGAGTTCGTCGCCCGCGACGCCCTGGCCTGGTACGGGCTCGTCGTCCGTCCGATGAGCCGGTAGCCCGAGAAGCCTTTTCTCCTAATCACCAAGGAATCACCGACGTGTTGCAGTGCACCGCCTTCGCCGAAGTCCCCGAGATGGGCACACTCGTCGTGCTCACCGCCATGAACCCCGAACCCGGCCGGACCCCCGGGGCACCCGGCGTACCGGAACTGCCCGAACTGGACGATGTTCTGCTGTGCGAACTGGGCGAGCACGACGACAGGACCGAGCACGCCGCACAGCTCTGGGCGGGCGAGATGGCCGCCTCGCGGGACCTGTGGATGTTCTGGGCCGATGCGGACGGCCGGCGCAGGTTCCGGTTCGCCGAACTGCCCCCGTGCCCCGCCGTCATGCGCACCCTGGCCACCGGCGAGCGGGAGGTGTGCGTCCTGTTCGACCGCCACTCCGCCCCGCACTCCTGGGACGTGACCGATCCGCTGGGGGACCTGATGGCGGAGCGGCTGCGGCAGGAGGTGGAGCGGGAGCGGGGAGGGGCGTCGGACGGGGGCGCGGAGAGGGGCGGAGGGGGAGAGGGAGAGGGGGGTGGGGAGGGTGAGGGGGACGCGAACGGGGGTGGTGCCGGTGTTACGCCCTCCGGTTAACCGCGCGCCCCGTCCCGCCCAGCCCAGCCCCGCCCTGTCCCGTTCCGGCCCGCCACGTCCTTGCCTTGCTTCGCCCCGGCCGCCTATCCGCCCTGCGCGATCTGGATCAGGTTGCCGCACGTGTCGTCCAGGACCGCCGTCGTCACCGGGCCCATCTCCAGCGGCTCCTGCGTGAACCGCACCCCGAGCCCGCGCAGCCGGTCGAACTCCGCCCGTACGTCGTCCACGGCGAAGGCGGCGGCCGGGATGCCGTCCTCGACCAGGGCCGTCTTGTACGGGCCGACGGCGCGGTGGCGGTCCGGTTCCAGCAGGAGTTCGGTGCCGTCGGGGTTCTCCGGCGAGACCACGGTCAGCCAGCGGTCCTCACCGCCCAACGGCACGTCGTGCTTCTTCACGAACCCCAGCACGTCCGTGTAGAAGCGCAGGGCCTTCTCCTGGTCGTCGACGAAGACGCTGGTCAGGTGGATCTTCAAGGGGTTCTCCTGGTTGAAGAGTGAGCGGGAGTGCTCTTGACGCTCTTGAAGCTCACGCGTGACCTATGGGTTGACGTGGCCTCTTGGTTGACCAGCGTGACTCATGAGCCGGCTAGTTGACGCAGAACTCGTTGTCCTCAGGATCCGCGAGTACGAGCCAGCTCCCGCCCGGTTCGTCAACCGCGCGCAGGATGCGCGCACCCAGCGCCACCAGTCGTTCCGCCTCCGCGTCGCGCTCGCCGGGGCCCGTGTGCACGTCGATGTGGAGGCGGTTCTTGACCGTCTTCGGCTCCGGCACGCGCTGGAAGAGCAGCCGCCGCCCCAGCCCCGTACCGCTCGTCTCGTCGTAGGGGTCGTCCGGGTGCCGTGCCGCCGCGAGGTCGCGCCAGGCGCGGCGGCCGTGGGCGTGGGTGGTGATGGCCTCGGGGACGGCCCCGGCGGCGAGCAACTGCTCCACCAGCGCGCTGTTGTCCTCGACGAGGTAGCCGAGAGCCTCGGCCCAGAAGCCGGCCTGGGCGTGCGGATCGGCGCTGTCGATGACGAGCTTCCAGGACAGGGTGCGTGTCATGGAAACCGTTCATAGTGGTTACATGAGTGCGAGCGCAATGGACACGCCGGGACGGCAGGGGCTTCCAGGGATGCTGCTGGTGCATCCGGACGGCAGCTCGTTCCGGTTCGACCCGGGCGCCCTGTGTCTGGAGCTTCTGCCGACCGGTGGACCGGGGCCCCTGGCGTACTTCGAGGTGCTGCACGGGCCCGAGGCTCTGGTGCGCTGGGCGGGGGAGAGCCGGCTGGCCGGTGGGCTGGACCTCGCCGTGAGCCCGGCCGAGGTGGCGGCGGCGCGCCGTCTGCGGGACGCGCTCCGGCGGCTGGCGGAGGCCCGTGCAACCGGGTTGCCGCCGGCGCCGGAGGACCTCGCCGCCGTGAACGACGCGGCGGCGCATCCGCCCTTGGCCGCCCGGCTGACCGGCGCGGGGGCGCGCGAGTGGGCGGCGGGCGCGACCGGGAGCGGGCTGCTCTCCACCGTCGCGCGTGACGCCGTCGACCTGTTCACCGGGGCGTACGCCCACCGGATCCGTACGTGCGGCGGCGACGACTGCCGCCTGCTGTTCGTCGACACCTCACGGCCCGGCAGGCGGCGCTGGTGCTCCATGGAGCGGTGCGGCAACCGCCACAAGGTCCGGGCCCACCGCGCCCGGATGACCACGGCCGACGAACGGGGCTGACCCGAGGGGGCCCGGCCGGGCTGGGAGGGCCCGGTCGGCCGGAGGCGGGTCGGCGGGAGGCGGGTTGGCGGGAGGCGGGTCGGCGGGATCACCCCACCCGGTGCACCGACTGCGTGCCCAGTTCGTAGCGTGCGCCCACGATCGCCAGCTTGCCCGCCTTGACCTTGGCGGCGAGATCGGCCTCACGGGCCAGGCGCGAACGCACCAGCCGCACCTGCGCGTCGACCGTCGCGTCCACCCGTGCGTCACCGTGGTGCGTGTGGTCGATCGCGGGCTTGATCTGGTCGGCTATGTACTGGATGTGGGCGGGCAGCGACGCCCCCGTCTCCTCCGCCTCCACGGCGGCGGCTACCGCCCCGCACGCCTGGTGGCCGAGGACCACGACCAGGGGGATGCCCAACTCCAGGACGCC
This DNA window, taken from Streptomyces griseus subsp. griseus, encodes the following:
- a CDS encoding DUF397 domain-containing protein, giving the protein MTTETPRWFTSSYSNNGGACVEVATNLAAPHGIVPVRDSKNDTTTGPVLTVPATAFTTFVAGVRAGEFGAV
- a CDS encoding helix-turn-helix domain-containing protein gives rise to the protein MAVREGTFMYRKELSPEASPQAAYGARLRQLRDARGWTQDELGDQAGCSGRHISAMETGRKSATLPFSRRADKIFGLIGSPESFEREWREIKQGSLLAGFPEFLGLEGRAAEIRLYEVGVMPGLLQTQQYATVLAESAVRRGTITAEQAQERVAVTAQRQEAVFAGRETMVFAMLDESCLRRPIGGPEVMKAQYDHLIDFAELPNTILQVAPFDLGERRPFDLPVYILTMVDRSIVSYAESAQQGYVERETTGVLPLLADYHRLQAVAPSQAASVDIVQQLRKGIT
- a CDS encoding VOC family protein; translated protein: MKIHLTSVFVDDQEKALRFYTDVLGFVKKHDVPLGGEDRWLTVVSPENPDGTELLLEPDRHRAVGPYKTALVEDGIPAAAFAVDDVRAEFDRLRGLGVRFTQEPLEMGPVTTAVLDDTCGNLIQIAQGG
- a CDS encoding VOC family protein, coding for MTRTLSWKLVIDSADPHAQAGFWAEALGYLVEDNSALVEQLLAAGAVPEAITTHAHGRRAWRDLAAARHPDDPYDETSGTGLGRRLLFQRVPEPKTVKNRLHIDVHTGPGERDAEAERLVALGARILRAVDEPGGSWLVLADPEDNEFCVN
- a CDS encoding CGNR zinc finger domain-containing protein, with translation MSASAMDTPGRQGLPGMLLVHPDGSSFRFDPGALCLELLPTGGPGPLAYFEVLHGPEALVRWAGESRLAGGLDLAVSPAEVAAARRLRDALRRLAEARATGLPPAPEDLAAVNDAAAHPPLAARLTGAGAREWAAGATGSGLLSTVARDAVDLFTGAYAHRIRTCGGDDCRLLFVDTSRPGRRRWCSMERCGNRHKVRAHRARMTTADERG